Proteins encoded by one window of Spirochaetota bacterium:
- the rpsH gene encoding 30S ribosomal protein S8: MSVHDTIGDALTMVRNGMMAKKSAVEVPFSGKIFNVMKILKDEGFVENVRKVEVKGRRFSRIKIVLKYDDSQKCAIDGIKRISKPGLRVYTTVETMPRVLNGLGIAIISTQKGMITDKKARAMQVGGEVVCYVW, translated from the coding sequence ATGAGCGTTCATGATACGATCGGTGATGCACTGACCATGGTGCGAAACGGCATGATGGCGAAGAAAAGCGCCGTCGAGGTGCCGTTCAGCGGGAAGATCTTCAATGTTATGAAGATACTGAAGGACGAAGGGTTCGTTGAGAACGTCCGCAAGGTCGAGGTAAAGGGCCGGCGGTTCTCTCGGATAAAGATCGTCCTCAAATACGACGATTCGCAGAAATGCGCTATCGACGGGATAAAGCGGATCTCAAAACCGGGGCTGCGCGTGTATACGACGGTGGAAACCATGCCGCGTGTATTGAACGGTCTTGGTATAGCGATAATTTCGACGCAAAAGGGTATGATCACCGACAAGAAGGCTCGCGCCATGCAGGTTGGCGGCGAGGTCGTTTGTTACGTATGGTGA